In Actinomycetota bacterium, the genomic window GGGGCTAAAGCTGGATAATAAAGATGCTCATGTGTTTGTCATACTTGGCGACGGTGAATGCAATGAAGGACAGATATGGGAAGCTGCAATGGCTGCAGCACATTATGAGCTTGGAAACCTTATAGGAATACTTGACAGGAACGGTCTTCAGATAGATGGGTTTACAAAAGATGTAATGAATACTGAGCCAATGATAGACAAGTGGCTTTCATTCGGATGGCATGTGATAGAGATAGATGCACATAATTTTGATGAAATAGAAAACGCCATTTCCCAGGCTAAAGAAGTTAAAAATGCTCCCGTAATGATAGTTGCCAATTCAGTAAAGGGCAAAGGCGTGTCCTTTATGGAAAATGAATGTGGATGGCACGGGAAAGCTCCAAGCCTGGAGGAAGCAGCAAAAGCAAAATCAGAGATAACAAGATAAGATATTTATTTTAAGGGCAATTGTCTATAATATCCCTGGCAATAAAAAAACCAAAGCTTAAATGCGTAAGCTAAAAAAAACCGGAAGTATACAGACTATGGGGAACATAGGTATTTTTTCGTGGTCTCTCATAGGTCTGGTTATAATAATTGTAGGAATATTTTATGTTTTGTCACTTGTAAAAATTGCAATAATTCCTGCAATAATCGGGGTATTTATTGCATATATGCTTCTGCCTCTTGTAAAGCTTTTAAGGAAAAAACTTAGAAAAATAGTTGCAGTTTCAATTACTTATGTTGTATTTCTTATAATAGTCTTTGTTATATTCTTCTTTATAATACCGCTTATAATTGATGAGTTTAAGTCATTTATTGTCAAGCTGCCGATCTATATTTACAGATTCTCGCTTTTTGTGAGCAGTAACCTGAAAAATAATATTCTGCTTAAAAGCATTGAAGAAATGACCGATCTTTCTTTTCTTCCCGGAAACCCCCTGGAAGTCACAAAATATTTTATTGAAAACATAAATATAAGCGAAATAAATATTTTCAAGGGTGCAGCATCCTTTACCGTGACTATAATCAATATTGTGATTAATTTTATAATAGGCCCCATACTTGGATTTTATATTTTAAAGGATTCCGATAAATTTGTTGCAAACATCGTAAAGGCGATACCTGAGAAGACAAAACTTCAGTCCATCAGTCTAATTAACAGAGTAAACAATGTTTTTGAAAAATTCATAAGAAGGCAGTTTCTTAATGCGGCAATACTTGCAATAATCCTGACAATATCGCTGAGTATTTTAAAAATTGAATTTGCTTCACTTATAGGGGTAATGATTTTTGTATTCTGTCTTATCCCCGTTTTCGGCCTGATCTTCCCGGCAATACCTGCCATTATTCTTGCTCTTTTAATCTCACCGATGAAAGCTCTTATAGTGTTTATTATTTTTGTTGGTATTTATATAATCAACTACTTTTTCATTCTGCCGTTTATAATGAAAGATAGAACAGAAGTACATTCAGGCATAATAATACTGTCTATCATTGCAGGAGGGGCTTTATTCGGCTGGCTTGGTGTGTTTATCGCTGTTCCGGCTGTGGCTATTCTGCAGGAAATACTAAAATTCTATCTGGTAGAAAAAACAAATCCTGTTTAAAAAACACTGAATCTTAAAAGCCGGCTATCGCTTTAC contains:
- a CDS encoding transketolase yields the protein MDAEMKKMLEEKAEDIRVDIIDMLCESGSGHPGGSLSMADIFSYLYFSGDLSIDPENPKMEDRDRVVLSKGHACPVLYATLAERGFFEKSHLKTLRKFGSILQGHPDMKKAPGVEMSTGSLGQGLSAAVGMAMGLKLDNKDAHVFVILGDGECNEGQIWEAAMAAAHYELGNLIGILDRNGLQIDGFTKDVMNTEPMIDKWLSFGWHVIEIDAHNFDEIENAISQAKEVKNAPVMIVANSVKGKGVSFMENECGWHGKAPSLEEAAKAKSEITR
- a CDS encoding AI-2E family transporter, with the protein product MRKLKKTGSIQTMGNIGIFSWSLIGLVIIIVGIFYVLSLVKIAIIPAIIGVFIAYMLLPLVKLLRKKLRKIVAVSITYVVFLIIVFVIFFFIIPLIIDEFKSFIVKLPIYIYRFSLFVSSNLKNNILLKSIEEMTDLSFLPGNPLEVTKYFIENINISEINIFKGAASFTVTIINIVINFIIGPILGFYILKDSDKFVANIVKAIPEKTKLQSISLINRVNNVFEKFIRRQFLNAAILAIILTISLSILKIEFASLIGVMIFVFCLIPVFGLIFPAIPAIILALLISPMKALIVFIIFVGIYIINYFFILPFIMKDRTEVHSGIIILSIIAGGALFGWLGVFIAVPAVAILQEILKFYLVEKTNPV